The Lysobacter gummosus genome includes a region encoding these proteins:
- the aroC gene encoding chorismate synthase produces the protein MASNSFGTLFTVTTFGESHGPAIGCVVDGCPPGLAIAPEDFRHDLDRRATGKTRHTSARREADDIEILSGVYQGLTTGTPIALLIRNTDARSKDYGAIAEQFRPGHADYSYWQKYGLRDPRGGGRSSARETTMRVAAGVIAKKWLAERYGVTVRGFMSQIGEVVPNGYDLSVVEGNPFFWPDAAQVSELETYMDALRKSGDSVGARVDVVADNVPPGWGEPIYGKLDGELAAALMSINAVKGVEIGDGFAAVAQKGSEHRDELSRAGFASNHAGGILGGISTGQQLRCSTAFKPTSSLRLPGRSVDIHGNEVDVVTTGRHDPCVGIRATPICEAMVALVLIDQALRHRAQCGDVGTVTPRIPAAPEFDGDV, from the coding sequence GTGGCCAGCAACAGCTTCGGAACCCTCTTCACCGTGACCACCTTCGGCGAAAGCCACGGCCCGGCGATCGGCTGCGTGGTCGATGGCTGCCCGCCCGGATTGGCGATCGCGCCGGAAGACTTCCGCCACGATCTCGACCGCCGCGCCACCGGCAAGACCCGCCACACCTCGGCGCGGCGCGAGGCCGACGACATCGAAATCCTCAGCGGCGTCTATCAGGGCCTGACCACCGGCACCCCGATCGCGCTGCTGATCCGCAACACCGACGCGCGCAGCAAGGACTACGGCGCCATCGCCGAGCAGTTCCGTCCCGGCCACGCCGATTACAGCTACTGGCAGAAGTACGGCCTGCGCGATCCGCGCGGCGGCGGGCGTTCGTCCGCGCGCGAGACCACGATGCGCGTGGCGGCCGGGGTGATCGCCAAGAAGTGGCTGGCCGAACGCTATGGCGTGACGGTGCGCGGCTTCATGTCGCAGATCGGCGAGGTCGTGCCGAACGGCTACGACTTGTCGGTGGTGGAGGGCAACCCCTTCTTCTGGCCCGACGCCGCCCAGGTGAGCGAGCTGGAAACCTATATGGACGCGCTGCGCAAGTCCGGCGATTCGGTCGGCGCGCGCGTGGACGTGGTCGCCGACAACGTGCCGCCGGGCTGGGGCGAGCCGATCTACGGCAAGCTCGACGGCGAACTCGCCGCCGCGCTGATGAGCATCAACGCGGTCAAAGGCGTGGAAATCGGCGACGGTTTCGCCGCGGTCGCGCAAAAGGGCAGCGAGCATCGCGACGAACTGTCGCGCGCCGGCTTCGCCAGCAATCACGCCGGCGGCATCCTCGGCGGCATCAGCACCGGCCAGCAGCTGCGTTGCTCGACCGCGTTCAAGCCGACCTCCAGCCTGCGCCTGCCGGGCCGCAGCGTGGATATCCACGGCAACGAAGTCGACGTGGTCACCACCGGCCGCCACGATCCCTGCGTCGGCATCCGCGCCACGCCGATCTGCGAGGCCATGGTCGCGCTGGTGCTGATCGATCAGGCGCTGCGCCATCGCGCCCAGTGCGGCGATGTCGGCACGGTGACCCCGCGCATTCCCGCCGCGCCGGAATTCGACGGCGATGTCTGA
- a CDS encoding 2-hydroxyacid dehydrogenase, which produces MSERPRVWVSQPLFDDIVGRLAEYFEVNATAAVTQHSPEAANAALREADGALVTLNDPIGAAQIAGAAKLRAIANVGVGYNNLDLPVLSAAGILASNTPDVLTETTADFGWALMMAAARRIGEAERWLREGHWQRWSFDSLLGGDVHGATLGILGMGRIGQAIARRANGFGMRTLYHNRSRLPETVERECAASYVGFDDLLGRADHLILVLPYSPQSHHLIDAAALARMQPHATLTNIARGGIIDEDALCDALEQGRLAAAGLDVYEGEPRLNPRLLQQRRVVLTPHIASGSLATRRAMVSLAVDNLIAALGYGPDAGRPPSPLNAGIRD; this is translated from the coding sequence ATGTCTGAGCGGCCGCGCGTATGGGTGTCGCAGCCGTTGTTCGACGACATCGTCGGGCGCTTGGCGGAGTATTTCGAGGTCAACGCTACCGCGGCGGTGACCCAGCATTCGCCCGAGGCGGCGAACGCCGCCTTGCGCGAGGCCGACGGCGCCCTGGTCACACTCAACGATCCGATCGGCGCGGCGCAGATCGCCGGCGCCGCCAAATTGCGCGCGATCGCCAACGTCGGCGTGGGCTACAACAATCTCGATCTGCCGGTGCTGAGCGCGGCCGGCATCCTCGCCAGCAACACGCCCGATGTGCTGACCGAAACCACCGCCGACTTCGGCTGGGCGCTGATGATGGCGGCCGCGCGCCGGATCGGCGAGGCCGAGCGCTGGTTGCGCGAAGGCCACTGGCAGCGCTGGAGTTTCGATTCGCTGCTCGGCGGCGACGTGCACGGCGCCACACTCGGCATTCTCGGCATGGGCCGGATCGGCCAGGCCATCGCGCGGCGCGCGAACGGGTTCGGCATGCGCACGCTGTATCACAACCGCAGCCGCCTGCCCGAGACGGTGGAGCGCGAATGCGCGGCGAGCTATGTCGGTTTCGACGACCTGCTGGGTCGCGCCGATCATCTGATCCTGGTGCTGCCGTATTCGCCGCAATCGCATCACCTCATCGACGCGGCGGCGCTGGCCAGGATGCAACCGCATGCCACGCTCACCAATATCGCGCGCGGCGGCATCATCGACGAAGACGCGCTGTGCGACGCCCTGGAGCAGGGGCGGTTGGCGGCGGCCGGCCTGGATGTCTATGAGGGCGAGCCCAGGCTCAATCCACGCCTGCTGCAACAGCGCCGGGTGGTGCTGACCCCGCATATCGCCAGCGGCAGCCTGGCCACGCGCCGGGCGATGGTGTCGCTGGCGGTGGACAATCTGATCGCGGCCCTGGGTTATGGGCCCGATGCGGGGCGTCCGCCATCGCCGTTGAATGCCGGAATTCGAGATTAG
- a CDS encoding helicase HerA-like domain-containing protein has translation MAPTPGANQNDILIGKAVTTPESGQVFLHTKLGNRHGLVAGATGTGKTVTLMTLAEGFSRQGVPVFLADVKGDVAGLAVPGASNDKLQSRLTEIGVADWAPAANPVVFWDLFGKLGHPVRTTVSEMGPTLLARILELNDTQSGVLDIVFKLADDRGLLLLDLEDLRALLGLVADERKDISTSYGLVSSQSVGAIQRSLLRLEQDGANHFFGEPALELADLMRTTSDGRGVVNVLAADSLILKPRLYSSFLLWLLSELFEQLPEVGDIDKPKLVFVFDEAHLLFDDAPPALQQRVEQVVRIIRSKGVGVYFCSQFPDDVPDNILGQLGNRVQHALRAFTPRDQKAVKTAAETFVPNPALDVAEAISKLGTGEALVSTLQDKGIPMPVERTLIAPPRCRMGAITEAERAQVRAGSPVGGKYDTSVNRESAAEMLVKRAQTATEQAQAPAAKTREQDDQEEGGFGQAVKDAVFGTKRRQGMVETMAKQTARTVGSQVGRQILRGLLGGIFGGKR, from the coding sequence ATGGCCCCGACCCCCGGCGCAAACCAGAACGACATCCTGATCGGCAAGGCCGTGACCACGCCCGAGAGCGGGCAAGTCTTCCTGCACACCAAACTGGGCAACCGCCACGGCCTGGTCGCCGGCGCCACCGGCACCGGCAAGACCGTCACCCTGATGACCCTGGCCGAAGGCTTCTCGCGCCAAGGCGTGCCGGTGTTCCTCGCCGACGTCAAAGGCGACGTCGCCGGCCTGGCCGTGCCCGGGGCGAGCAACGACAAGCTGCAGTCGCGCCTGACCGAGATCGGCGTCGCCGACTGGGCACCGGCGGCCAATCCGGTGGTGTTCTGGGACCTGTTCGGCAAGCTCGGCCACCCGGTGCGCACCACCGTCAGCGAGATGGGCCCGACCCTGCTGGCGCGCATCCTGGAACTCAACGACACCCAGTCGGGCGTGCTCGACATCGTGTTCAAGCTCGCCGACGACCGCGGCCTGCTGCTGCTCGACCTGGAAGACCTGCGTGCCCTGCTCGGCCTGGTCGCCGACGAGCGCAAGGACATCTCGACCAGCTACGGCCTGGTCAGCAGCCAGTCGGTCGGCGCGATCCAGCGCTCGCTGCTGCGTCTGGAACAGGACGGCGCCAACCACTTCTTCGGTGAGCCGGCGCTGGAGCTGGCCGACCTGATGCGCACCACCAGCGACGGCCGCGGCGTGGTCAACGTGCTCGCCGCCGATTCGCTGATCCTCAAGCCGCGCCTGTATTCCAGCTTCCTGCTGTGGCTGCTGTCGGAGTTGTTCGAACAACTGCCGGAAGTCGGCGACATCGACAAGCCCAAGCTGGTGTTCGTGTTCGACGAAGCGCATCTGCTGTTCGACGACGCCCCGCCGGCGTTGCAGCAGCGGGTCGAGCAAGTCGTGCGCATCATCCGTTCCAAGGGCGTGGGCGTGTACTTCTGCTCGCAGTTCCCCGACGACGTGCCGGACAACATCCTCGGCCAGCTCGGCAACCGCGTGCAGCACGCGCTGCGCGCGTTCACCCCGCGCGACCAGAAGGCGGTGAAGACCGCGGCGGAAACCTTCGTGCCCAATCCGGCGCTCGACGTGGCCGAAGCGATTTCCAAGCTCGGCACCGGCGAAGCGCTGGTATCGACCTTGCAGGACAAGGGCATACCGATGCCGGTCGAACGCACCCTGATCGCGCCGCCGCGTTGCCGCATGGGCGCCATCACCGAGGCCGAGCGCGCGCAGGTGCGCGCCGGCAGCCCGGTCGGCGGCAAGTACGACACCTCGGTCAATCGCGAATCGGCCGCAGAAATGCTGGTCAAGCGTGCGCAGACCGCGACCGAGCAGGCGCAGGCGCCGGCCGCCAAGACCCGCGAGCAGGACGATCAGGAAGAAGGCGGTTTCGGCCAGGCGGTCAAGGACGCGGTGTTCGGCACCAAGCGCCGCCAGGGCATGGTCGAGACCATGGCCAAGCAAACCGCGCGCACGGTCGGCAGCCAGGTCGGCCGGCAGATCCTGCGCGGCCTGCTCGGCGGCATCTTCGGCGGCAAGCGCTGA
- a CDS encoding copper resistance protein NlpE: MNQKLLALACLAALALSACNKPTEVTPAPAETAKAAEPAPAPAAEPAPVAEAPKPGFDAAAFAGGFSGTLPCADCSGIDTKIEFKADGSYTIEETYQGKKDGNAKGDGSWTAEEDGKRLRLDPNSKSAADRLFEVVSHEEIRQLDQDGKAIDSQLNYNLKRASAAQ; the protein is encoded by the coding sequence GTGAATCAGAAACTGCTTGCCCTCGCCTGTCTCGCCGCGCTCGCGCTGAGCGCGTGCAATAAGCCAACCGAAGTGACGCCCGCGCCTGCCGAAACAGCCAAGGCCGCCGAACCCGCCCCAGCTCCCGCCGCGGAACCCGCCCCCGTCGCCGAAGCCCCCAAGCCCGGTTTCGACGCCGCCGCCTTCGCCGGCGGTTTCAGCGGCACCCTGCCCTGCGCCGACTGCAGCGGCATCGACACCAAGATCGAGTTCAAGGCTGACGGCAGCTACACCATCGAGGAGACCTATCAGGGCAAGAAGGACGGCAACGCCAAGGGCGACGGCAGCTGGACCGCGGAAGAAGACGGCAAGCGCCTGCGTCTGGACCCCAACAGCAAGAGCGCCGCCGATCGCCTGTTCGAAGTGGTCTCGCACGAGGAAATCCGTCAGCTCGATCAGGACGGCAAGGCGATCGACTCGCAGCTCAACTACAACCTCAAGCGCGCCAGCGCCGCGCAGTAA
- a CDS encoding transglycosylase SLT domain-containing protein: MPAYSRPVFIGIRGAFAPLAVALALCSLSSPAAAVSKKDQAAVDALTQRLQSAETRYQSALVKIRNADPTGRQDSDAALEDMEDVIAACLKQKGCQVNTMLAGYKRLLKASADASAVSDEDADDGGQLDSDGLAADVPEAARAAALLSDDGQRFVKMVQYNPAVQAGIKRWLTDLRGPLMQSYDNYQYMRPMMWPSFEREGLPEALLFGIMAKESNGRVHATSRAGAAGPLQFMFATGKRFGLGDDGTGFDTRYDARSSSQAAAEYLNERLGQLNNSIEMSLAAYNGGEGRALRINNASGGRNFWDESVYNQFPAETRDYVPMVIAAAWLFLHPREYGLRFPKVDNKPAPLRLSKASSIYELTICMGSSGSRDGYMRALRNLNPRYQADSYLSAGTTLNATTKMVGLYNRWCLQGKRAELAHTLIMSDPNSAIVRTGPVTVVPMEGTGEDGTVPVTIATGKPAAIKPEPKKRAVPRDYKVQRGETLTDVARKFSCDTKQLGKANGIKAPRYVVKPGQRIKLNGCGD, encoded by the coding sequence ATGCCCGCTTACTCACGCCCCGTTTTCATCGGTATCAGGGGCGCGTTCGCGCCGCTCGCCGTCGCCCTCGCTCTGTGCAGCCTGTCCTCGCCAGCCGCCGCCGTGTCCAAGAAGGACCAGGCCGCGGTCGATGCGCTGACCCAACGCCTGCAATCGGCCGAAACCCGCTACCAGTCGGCCCTGGTCAAGATCCGCAACGCCGATCCGACCGGCCGCCAGGACAGCGACGCCGCGCTGGAGGACATGGAGGATGTGATCGCCGCCTGCCTCAAGCAGAAGGGCTGCCAGGTCAACACCATGCTCGCCGGCTACAAGCGCCTGCTCAAGGCCAGCGCCGATGCCTCGGCGGTCAGCGATGAAGACGCAGACGACGGCGGCCAACTCGACAGCGACGGGCTCGCCGCCGACGTGCCCGAAGCCGCGCGCGCCGCCGCGCTGCTCAGCGACGACGGCCAGCGCTTCGTCAAGATGGTGCAGTACAACCCGGCCGTGCAGGCCGGCATCAAGCGCTGGCTGACCGATCTGCGCGGCCCGCTGATGCAGAGCTACGACAACTATCAGTACATGCGTCCGATGATGTGGCCGTCGTTCGAGCGCGAAGGCCTGCCCGAAGCGCTGCTGTTCGGCATCATGGCGAAGGAATCCAACGGTCGCGTGCACGCGACCTCGCGCGCCGGCGCGGCCGGCCCGCTGCAGTTCATGTTCGCCACCGGCAAGCGCTTCGGCCTGGGCGACGACGGCACCGGTTTCGATACCCGTTACGACGCGCGTTCTTCGTCCCAGGCCGCCGCGGAATACCTCAACGAACGCCTGGGCCAGCTCAACAACAGCATCGAGATGTCGCTGGCCGCCTACAACGGCGGCGAAGGCCGCGCGCTGCGCATCAACAACGCCAGCGGCGGGCGCAATTTCTGGGACGAGTCGGTCTACAACCAGTTCCCGGCCGAAACCCGCGACTACGTGCCGATGGTGATCGCCGCGGCCTGGCTGTTCCTGCATCCGCGCGAATACGGCCTGCGTTTTCCCAAGGTGGACAACAAGCCGGCGCCGCTGCGCCTGAGCAAGGCCAGCTCGATCTACGAGCTGACCATCTGCATGGGCAGCAGCGGCAGCCGCGACGGCTACATGCGCGCGCTGCGCAATCTCAATCCGCGTTATCAGGCCGACAGCTATCTGTCCGCCGGCACCACGCTCAACGCCACCACCAAGATGGTCGGCCTGTACAACCGCTGGTGCCTGCAGGGCAAGCGTGCGGAACTTGCGCATACGCTGATCATGAGCGACCCCAACAGCGCGATCGTGCGCACCGGCCCGGTGACCGTGGTGCCGATGGAAGGCACGGGCGAAGACGGCACGGTGCCGGTCACCATCGCCACCGGCAAGCCCGCCGCCATCAAGCCCGAGCCGAAGAAGCGCGCCGTCCCGCGCGATTACAAGGTCCAGCGCGGCGAAACCCTGACCGACGTGGCGCGCAAGTTCTCCTGCGATACCAAGCAGCTGGGCAAGGCCAACGGCATCAAGGCGCCGCGTTATGTGGTCAAGCCGGGGCAGCGGATCAAGTTGAACGGTTGCGGCGACTGA
- a CDS encoding aspartate-semialdehyde dehydrogenase, translating into MNAKTSCNVAVVGATGAVGETMLKVLAERKFPIGRLHVLASERSAGEKLEFGGKTIVVEDLAKFDPSGVDIALFSAGGSVSKEYAPKFAAAGVVVIDNSSAFRYDDDVPLVVSEVNPEAARNRPRGIIANPNCSTMQMLVALAPIHRKAKIERINVATYQSVSGTGRRALEELGKQTAALLNFQQAKAEVYPVQIAFNVIPHGGDFTDNGYTTEEMKLVWETRKILGDDSIGVNATVVRVPVFYGHSEAVHIETRDKLSAADARALLETAPGVEVVDEPVNGGYPTPVTHASGQDPVFVGRIREDISHPRGLSLWVVSDNIRKGAATNAVQLAELVWNER; encoded by the coding sequence ATGAACGCCAAGACGTCCTGCAATGTCGCCGTGGTCGGTGCTACCGGCGCGGTCGGTGAAACCATGCTGAAGGTGCTGGCCGAGCGCAAATTTCCGATCGGCCGGCTGCATGTGTTGGCGAGCGAACGCTCGGCGGGAGAGAAACTCGAGTTCGGCGGCAAAACCATCGTGGTCGAGGATCTGGCGAAATTCGATCCCAGCGGCGTGGACATCGCGCTGTTCTCGGCCGGCGGCTCGGTGTCGAAGGAATACGCGCCCAAGTTCGCCGCCGCCGGCGTGGTGGTGATCGACAACTCCTCGGCCTTCCGCTACGACGACGACGTGCCGCTGGTGGTCAGCGAGGTCAATCCGGAAGCGGCCAGGAACCGCCCGCGCGGCATCATCGCCAATCCGAACTGCTCGACCATGCAGATGCTGGTCGCGCTGGCGCCGATCCATCGCAAGGCCAAGATCGAGCGCATCAACGTGGCGACCTACCAGTCGGTGTCCGGCACCGGCCGCCGCGCGCTGGAGGAACTGGGCAAGCAGACCGCGGCGCTGCTGAACTTCCAGCAGGCCAAGGCCGAGGTCTATCCGGTGCAGATCGCCTTCAACGTGATCCCGCACGGCGGCGACTTCACCGACAACGGCTACACCACCGAAGAGATGAAGCTGGTCTGGGAGACGCGCAAGATTCTCGGCGACGACAGCATCGGCGTGAACGCGACGGTGGTGCGGGTGCCGGTGTTCTACGGCCACTCCGAGGCGGTGCACATCGAAACCCGCGACAAGCTGTCCGCGGCCGACGCGCGCGCGCTGCTGGAAACCGCGCCGGGCGTGGAAGTGGTGGACGAGCCGGTCAACGGCGGATATCCGACGCCGGTCACGCACGCTTCGGGACAAGATCCCGTTTTCGTCGGCCGCATCCGCGAGGACATCTCGCATCCGCGCGGCCTGTCGTTGTGGGTGGTGTCGGACAACATCCGCAAGGGCGCGGCGACCAATGCCGTGCAACTGGCGGAGCTGGTCTGGAACGAGCGCTGA
- a CDS encoding SCO family protein, whose translation MFNRTTAIVLIAALAAALGLWASQKYFGQARRSNLPQTEAVRLFDPPRTLPAYSLRQSDGTQLIPGELKGHWTLVFLGFTHCPDVCPTTLAQMSVAQKSWESIAEASRPRVLFVSVDPERDTPDKIGEYAHGFHKDTLAATADVPALEAFAKSLSMVFAKVPAPDGAPADQYTMDHSASMAVLDPQGRMAGLLRPPFDPNVIAKDMKALTEAAP comes from the coding sequence ATGTTCAATCGCACCACCGCCATCGTCCTCATCGCCGCGCTCGCCGCCGCGCTCGGCCTGTGGGCCTCGCAGAAATACTTCGGCCAGGCCCGCCGCTCGAATCTGCCGCAGACCGAGGCGGTGCGCTTGTTCGACCCGCCGCGCACTCTGCCCGCCTACTCGCTGCGCCAGTCCGACGGCACCCAGCTGATTCCCGGCGAACTCAAGGGCCACTGGACCTTGGTCTTCCTCGGCTTCACCCACTGCCCCGACGTGTGCCCGACCACGCTGGCGCAGATGTCGGTGGCGCAGAAGTCCTGGGAGTCGATCGCCGAAGCCAGCCGCCCGCGCGTGCTGTTCGTGTCGGTCGATCCCGAGCGCGATACGCCGGACAAGATCGGCGAGTACGCGCACGGCTTCCACAAGGACACCCTGGCCGCCACCGCCGACGTGCCGGCGCTGGAAGCCTTCGCCAAGTCGCTGAGCATGGTCTTCGCCAAGGTGCCCGCGCCCGACGGCGCGCCGGCCGACCAATACACGATGGACCACAGCGCCAGCATGGCCGTGCTCGATCCGCAGGGCCGCATGGCCGGCCTGCTGCGTCCGCCGTTCGATCCGAACGTGATCGCCAAGGACATGAAGGCGCTGACGGAGGCCGCCCCGTGA
- a CDS encoding lysoplasmalogenase: MTANTQAPASAPRAWIGAIALCAILAIAGAYFAPWLHYLFKPLTTLLIVAMVWRHGGDAEPGYRRAILIGLLLSTCGDVFLMLPGDWFVFGLGSFLCAHLAYLAGLCGRARLFAVMWPLLAYAALAAGVLAIVWPHLPGALRVPVIVYVAVLATMAAQAAVVWRRWPVPATALAALGGAFFVASDATLAIDRFAAPFGAASLAVLATYWIAQTLIGLSVRGLASRVRE, translated from the coding sequence ATGACGGCGAACACGCAAGCCCCGGCATCCGCGCCGCGCGCCTGGATCGGCGCGATCGCGCTGTGCGCGATCCTGGCCATCGCCGGCGCCTACTTCGCGCCGTGGCTGCATTACCTGTTCAAACCGTTGACCACGCTGCTGATCGTGGCGATGGTCTGGCGCCACGGCGGCGACGCCGAGCCCGGTTACCGCCGCGCGATCCTGATCGGCCTGCTGCTTTCGACCTGCGGCGATGTGTTCCTGATGTTGCCCGGGGATTGGTTCGTGTTCGGCCTGGGTTCGTTCCTGTGCGCGCACTTGGCGTATCTGGCCGGCTTGTGCGGACGCGCGCGATTGTTCGCGGTCATGTGGCCCTTGCTGGCCTATGCAGCGCTCGCTGCCGGCGTGCTGGCGATCGTGTGGCCGCATCTGCCGGGCGCTTTGCGTGTTCCGGTGATCGTCTACGTCGCCGTGCTCGCGACGATGGCGGCGCAAGCGGCGGTGGTATGGCGGCGCTGGCCGGTGCCGGCAACAGCTTTGGCCGCGTTGGGCGGAGCGTTCTTCGTCGCCTCCGATGCCACGCTGGCGATCGACCGTTTCGCCGCGCCGTTCGGCGCGGCGTCGCTGGCGGTGCTGGCGACGTACTGGATCGCGCAGACGTTGATCGGCTTGTCGGTACGCGGCCTTGCGTCGCGAGTGCGCGAGTAA
- the greB gene encoding transcription elongation factor GreB has protein sequence MGRWRPPAEHSTALITREGHARLKHELDDLWRVRRPEVVKALTAAAAEGDRSENAEYIYRKKQLGEIDRRVRYLSKRLPLLRVIETTPTDPQSVFFGAWIEVENVADGELARYRIVGPDETDAKLGYISIDSPLARAMLKRRVDDEFEAMLPGGMARFAIVAVSYDGPIEG, from the coding sequence ATGGGCCGATGGCGCCCCCCAGCCGAACACAGCACCGCCCTGATCACCCGGGAAGGCCACGCGCGCCTGAAGCACGAGCTGGACGATCTGTGGCGGGTGCGCCGTCCTGAAGTGGTCAAGGCGCTGACCGCGGCCGCGGCCGAGGGCGACCGTTCGGAAAACGCCGAGTACATCTATCGCAAGAAGCAGTTGGGCGAAATCGACCGGCGCGTGCGTTATCTGAGCAAGCGCCTGCCGTTGCTGCGGGTGATCGAGACCACGCCGACCGATCCGCAATCGGTGTTCTTCGGCGCCTGGATCGAAGTGGAGAACGTCGCCGACGGCGAGCTGGCGCGTTACCGCATCGTCGGCCCGGACGAAACCGACGCCAAGCTGGGCTACATCAGCATCGACTCGCCGTTGGCGCGGGCCATGCTCAAGCGCCGCGTCGACGACGAATTCGAAGCGATGCTGCCCGGCGGCATGGCCCGCTTCGCGATCGTCGCGGTGTCCTACGACGGGCCGATCGAAGGCTGA
- the asd gene encoding archaetidylserine decarboxylase (Phosphatidylserine decarboxylase is synthesized as a single chain precursor. Generation of the pyruvoyl active site from a Ser is coupled to cleavage of a Gly-Ser bond between the larger (beta) and smaller (alpha chains). It is an integral membrane protein.) — protein MSLVTTLTYALPHRFMSSLARALAYSDDPRVSRWLIDTVTEKFGVNLAEAANPDPRSYATFNAFFTRALKPGARVADPDPRTLLMPADGRISQCGPIRAGDIFQAKGQSFTATELLGGDAAAAAPFNDGVFATVYLSPKDYHRVHMPWAGTLRETVHVPGRLFSVGPDAVRNVPRLFARNERLVCHFDTEFGPMAMVMVGALLVSGVETVWSGVEIPRYADAVTTKDYRGKGIKLDRFAEMARFNYGSTVIVLLPPGVAALDAGLSAETAVRLGQALARRGV, from the coding sequence GTGAGCCTCGTCACCACCCTGACCTACGCCCTGCCGCACCGCTTCATGTCGTCGCTGGCGCGCGCGCTGGCGTACTCGGACGATCCGCGCGTCAGCCGCTGGCTGATCGACACGGTCACGGAAAAGTTCGGCGTGAACCTGGCCGAAGCGGCCAATCCCGATCCGCGTTCCTACGCCACCTTCAACGCCTTCTTCACCCGCGCGCTCAAGCCCGGCGCGCGCGTGGCCGATCCGGACCCGCGCACGCTGCTGATGCCGGCCGACGGTCGCATCAGCCAATGCGGGCCGATCCGCGCCGGCGACATCTTCCAGGCCAAGGGCCAATCGTTCACCGCGACCGAACTGCTCGGCGGCGACGCCGCCGCGGCCGCACCGTTCAACGACGGCGTGTTCGCCACCGTGTACCTGTCGCCGAAGGACTATCACCGCGTGCACATGCCCTGGGCCGGAACGCTGCGCGAAACCGTGCACGTGCCGGGCCGCCTCTTCAGCGTCGGCCCCGACGCGGTGCGCAACGTACCGCGTTTGTTCGCGCGCAACGAACGCCTGGTCTGCCACTTCGATACCGAATTCGGGCCGATGGCGATGGTGATGGTCGGCGCGCTGCTGGTGTCGGGCGTGGAAACGGTCTGGAGCGGCGTGGAGATTCCGCGCTACGCCGACGCGGTCACCACCAAGGACTATCGCGGCAAGGGCATCAAGCTCGACCGCTTCGCCGAGATGGCGCGCTTCAACTACGGCTCGACCGTGATCGTGCTGCTGCCGCCGGGCGTGGCGGCACTGGACGCGGGCTTGAGCGCCGAGACCGCGGTGCGGCTGGGACAGGCACTGGCACGGCGCGGCGTCTGA
- the prmB gene encoding 50S ribosomal protein L3 N(5)-glutamine methyltransferase yields MPAPVFFEPLTLVDLIRYGASRFNAAGLTFGHSYDNALDEATQLVLHALHLPHDLSPVYGQGKVTSEEKDAILALFERRVAERIPAAYLTGEAWFAGLSFKSDRRALVPRSPIAELIESGFEPWLGGREVGRALDLCTGSGCIAIATAHYHPDWEVIGADINDDALSLAAENKARLHADNVELRKSDLFQGLQGEVFDLIVTNPPYVTNEETDALPKEYSFEPELGLRAGDDGLDLALKILRDAPEHLSEDGVLICEVGEAERALVELLPQLPLAWVEFKVGQMGIFVVERHDLVEHHDEIKRLADARA; encoded by the coding sequence GTGCCCGCTCCCGTTTTCTTCGAACCGCTGACCCTCGTCGACCTGATCCGTTACGGCGCCAGCCGCTTCAACGCGGCCGGGCTGACCTTCGGCCACAGTTACGACAACGCGCTGGACGAGGCGACTCAGTTGGTCCTGCACGCGCTGCATCTGCCGCACGACCTCAGCCCGGTCTACGGCCAGGGCAAGGTCACCAGCGAGGAAAAGGACGCGATCCTGGCGCTGTTCGAACGCCGCGTCGCCGAGCGCATTCCGGCCGCCTACCTGACCGGCGAAGCCTGGTTCGCCGGCCTGAGCTTCAAGAGCGACCGCCGCGCCCTGGTGCCGCGTTCGCCGATCGCGGAACTGATCGAATCGGGCTTCGAGCCCTGGCTCGGCGGCCGCGAAGTCGGGCGCGCGCTGGACCTGTGCACCGGTTCAGGCTGCATCGCCATCGCCACCGCGCATTACCACCCGGATTGGGAAGTGATCGGCGCGGACATCAACGACGACGCCCTGTCGCTGGCGGCCGAGAACAAGGCGCGCCTGCACGCGGACAACGTCGAACTGCGCAAGTCCGACCTGTTCCAGGGCCTGCAGGGCGAGGTTTTCGACCTGATCGTGACCAATCCGCCTTACGTCACCAACGAGGAAACCGACGCGCTGCCGAAGGAATATTCCTTCGAGCCCGAACTGGGCCTGCGCGCCGGCGACGACGGCCTGGACCTGGCGCTGAAGATCCTGCGCGACGCGCCGGAGCATCTGAGCGAGGACGGTGTGCTGATCTGCGAAGTCGGTGAAGCCGAGCGCGCGCTGGTCGAACTGCTGCCGCAGCTGCCGCTGGCCTGGGTCGAGTTCAAGGTCGGCCAGATGGGCATCTTCGTGGTCGAGCGCCACGATCTGGTCGAACACCACGACGAAATCAAACGGCTCGCCGACGCGCGAGCCTGA